ATGCCCGATAGTGGTCCCACAGCGGTTCGAACTGCCGGTTACTCAGTGCGTATCCCAAAACTCTCAAGTCATGCTCCGTCCTGACGCCCCAGTCGCTGATTGCCCAGGAGTAGCTGTCTTCATTCCAGACACGCCGGCGCTCGATGCTCCCCAGTGGAGTGTCATACCGCCAGGTGATCTCATCGCCATTCCGCTCGACCTCAGCCGTGACTCCATGGGTGTGTCGAACTGAGTAGAACGAGCCGAGGTTCGGCACATAGAAGCCGACCCCCATCCGCTTGTGGTAGTCAATCAGCTCGATCTCGGGCGTCTCATAGGCGACGCTCAGGTCCCACGGCATCCGGTTCTTCCAGTAGAACCAATGCGACAGGTCCAGCATGAACGGTACGACATCCGGCGTCTCGCCCGCATAGACCGCAAGGATTCGCTCTCGCAGCGTCATAGACATCCGATCACTCCCAAGCTCCAATACTACATCAGCTCGCCATTACCCTTGACCGAATATCACTCTCGGCGGTAAAGTAATGTCAACTCGGCACAAGGAGTATCCGCATGAACTGGATGGACTTCCCGAATGACGGTTTCAACGTACACGGCCTCGCCTGGTTCGAGGAGGACCGACCCGCGCTCCGGAGACTCCCGGAGCGCCTCAAAGACACATTCCGACCGCCGGTGTGGGATCTGGCCCAGTCCCCGGCCGGCGGGCGCATCATGTTCGCCACCGACTCGGCACACGTCGGCATCCGGGCGAAATCGCCCGATTTCTTCGTCATGAACCACATCACCCGCATCGGTCAGAGCGGCTTCGACATCTACGTGGACGGGAACTTCATGGGCAGCGTCTCACCCGATCCCGAGGGCAAGATCGAGGCTCAGTGGCAGATTCAGAAGGAAGCGGGCAAGGTCCGGAACGTCACCATCCACATGCCTCTCTACAAGTCCGTCACCCTTCAGCAGATCGGCCTCGATGAGGGCGCGGCGATCAAGGGCCACAAGGAGTTCGCCATCGAGAAGCCGGTCGTGTACTACGGCACGAGTATCACCCAGGGCGGATGCGCCTCGACGCCCGGCACGACGTATCAGAACTTCGTCTCTCGGTCACTGAATGTGGACTTCATCAACCTCGGGTTTTCAGGCAACGGGCTGGGGGAGCCGGAACTCGCGAAGGCGATCAACGAGATCGAATGCTCGTGCCTGGTTATTGACCACTGGGCGAACAAGGGGAAGGAC
This portion of the Armatimonadota bacterium genome encodes:
- a CDS encoding SGNH/GDSL hydrolase family protein translates to MNWMDFPNDGFNVHGLAWFEEDRPALRRLPERLKDTFRPPVWDLAQSPAGGRIMFATDSAHVGIRAKSPDFFVMNHITRIGQSGFDIYVDGNFMGSVSPDPEGKIEAQWQIQKEAGKVRNVTIHMPLYKSVTLQQIGLDEGAAIKGHKEFAIEKPVVYYGTSITQGGCASTPGTTYQNFVSRSLNVDFINLGFSGNGLGEPELAKAINEIECSCLVIDHWANKGKDYRENLPVFIGELRKVHKTEPIIVMGPFFYTRDALDDSMHVEQRKAGQEYVRQMKSEGDRNIHWFDGRKMIAPETAFGLVDGVHPNSLGFYLMAQAFTPFLKKALKL